From the genome of Cololabis saira isolate AMF1-May2022 chromosome 4, fColSai1.1, whole genome shotgun sequence:
TCAACATCACCAAGTCAGTGGTTGATCTTGCATCATGGCATGAGCAAGATAGTTAGTTTGAGACTTGCACAAGTAGAAACTGATtttttgaaatttaaaaaacaaatatacaaataGTTGCAATAGTCAACCGTTCTTTTCTGTATCCTGCAACCAATTTGAAGAGTATTTATGTTGTAAATGAAAGTGCATTGTGGGATCATTTTAAGTTGCTTAAATGTTatagtttcatttcatttagttGAGGACTTAGTTCCTGTATTTCTGGAACTTCTAAGAATTTTTCTAAAATGAAGTGCCATTTtttctggcggaccgttcggcgcctcagaagggggaagcagtactctgccggcactgtttatggtgtgggtggggagctattgacctcgactggggacattgttggTCGGTGGAAgaaatacttcgaggatctcctcaacccgactgacatgccttccattgaggaagcagagggtgaggactccatccatcacccaagccgaggtcactgaggtggttcataagctcctcagtggcaccgggggtggatgggATTCGCCCTGAGTGCCTcaggtctctggatgttgtagggctgtcgcggttgacacgcctctgcgacatcgcatggaggaaggggacagtaccgctggagtggcaaaccgaggtggtggtccctctttttaaaaagggggactgaggggaagaaaaaacacaagaaaaagtgatcctgtgcactgaaaaaaaatgtatttcaaaagtGATTGGTTTATAATCACACTATTATTCCAAAGCTTCCACAGCTTTCATTTACATTAACAATGAACTAAGATGTCTTGGTATACATGGACCTATGGAAGGTAAAATCTAATATGTGATTTAAATTCTTGAACCAGTTGTACTAGAAAACTGGATAAACAACTCAAGGGTGTGCTTGTGCTTGTCTAGTCTACATTTGCAGCATTCTCTTGCCAGACAACAACAGGTAAGAAGCTCTTTTCTCCAAAgttagatttattttatacCTGTCTCAATTACCAAAGATAATTAGAAgtgtgtgtaaatgactctTATATAATTTCTGTTAATTTATGAGAGGACCCTTGATTTGCACTGATCCAGGGAATGCTCAAGAATTCAAGCACAAGGAAGGAAACACGACTGTTgatattttgagtatttttacAATAATGTCATGGCACTTGGTGCATTatcttttgaaataaaaatatctaTTACACAATTGACTATCTTGAATGTTACCCGACTCACTAGATATGACATCATCACTTACATAATTTATGTTCAAAGCGTCAAAGTTTTATATCATTATATTTGTTAAAGGTGTACTTCAGAGAGAAACGATGACTGCTATTCCAGGTCGTGGAGACAACATCTCTTCATCAGGTAGAAATCAAAAATTATTGTGTAGTTGTCAGTTGTGAAAACACAGGACAtggttttaattattattatgtcaCCCACTTTAGGGATTACAGCCTTCACAGCAAAGTTACACCCGTGTGACAGCTACCCATGCCACTCTGGGGTCCTGAAGTTTCGCACCGTGCTGATCAACGAGGGAGGAGGTTATGACCATGAAACTGGCATCTTCACCTGTCCTGTGGATGGTTTCTACAACTTTACTGTGCATGCGTCTGTGTGTGGCAGAGGGCAGTGTGCTATATTCAAGAATGGAGACGAAGTAGTGTCTCTGTATCACCCATCCTTTCCTGACAAATGTAGCCAAGTGGCCAGTATCAGCAGTGTGGTTAAgctgggaaaaaacaacaaggtaTCTGTGAATGTTTGGGGGCCTGGTAGAAATTATATTTTTTCAACAGGAGATAGTGACACCATCTTCAGCGGGTTTCGTCTGGGTTAATGGCATGAGAGTGAAAACATCAGAGTGATTCTTGAATGGGTTTTTCCCCTGTGTTACAACAAGGTGAAGCAACTTGACAGTTGTGTTTGCCCAGAAACATCAATAAAAGCAATATGCTGCTATGGTCATGCAAttgttagtgtttgtgttctgtTTGTGTGGGCTGGGGTGGGGAGCtttcttgtatttcttttttcttttgatagggagcctttttgtatttattttattttattttatattttattttatttgattttgtatttttttattattttaattttatttgtaattgaattgtattgtattgtattgtattgtattttattgtatttt
Proteins encoded in this window:
- the LOC133442293 gene encoding complement C1q tumor necrosis factor-related protein 5-like, whose protein sequence is MTAIPGRGDNISSSGITAFTAKLHPCDSYPCHSGVLKFRTVLINEGGGYDHETGIFTCPVDGFYNFTVHASVCGRGQCAIFKNGDEVVSLYHPSFPDKCSQVASISSVVKLGKNNKVSVNVWGPGRNYIFSTGDSDTIFSGFRLG